A segment of the Salipiger abyssi genome:
GCGCCACCCGGCCGTTCTTGCGGCGGCCGACCTCGGTCCGGGCGAGCTCCTTGCCGGCGCAGCAGAGCGTCACCGGATCGTCCACCTGCATGCCGAGATCGAGCACCTGACCGGGCACCCAGGACAGTACGTCGCGCATCGGGATCGAGGCCTGGCACATCACCGCCGCCATGGCCACATTGGTGCCGCCCAGCATATCGGTCATCTTAAGCCGCCAGCCGGTATCGCCGCCGAGCTGACCGCCGGTGAAATGCTGCGAGAGCACATCGCTGACCTTTTCAAAGGCGGTGTTGGGCAGCACAAAGACCATCTCGCCGCTGCGGTCCTCGATTTCGATGCTCAGCACGGCGCGCACGCAGGCACTGGTGGGCGGCGCCAGCAGCAGGCCCTTGGGGTTGGTCTCCAGATGGTCGATCTTGAAGCTCACCGGCGCGACATTGGCGAAGGCGCCCGACAACTCCTTGAGCACCTCCTCGCAGAACCCCTGCCCGACCCGTTTTTCGATGGCGGTAAAGGTGCGGGGATTGCGCGCGCCGCCGGGCACGGCGCGCCCGCCGAAGGTGATCTCAAGGATGCTGTAGAGCAGGTCCGGTTGCAGAATCGTCGCGATGGTCCCGCCCCAGCTTTCGGCTTCGGTGACGGCGATCAGCGCCGGGTCGGGAAGCGCTTCGAGCGCGTCCTGGCAGGTCAGATAGTCGATCTTTTTCAGACTGATATCGGCCATCGCGCCGAGATAGCTCTTGAGCACCTGTGCCAGAGACAGGGAAAACCGGTCGAACACCACCTCCAGCATCGGCAGCCGCGCATAGGAGTATTTCGCGCGCTCGACGATCAGCTCCTGAACGGCGCGGGTGTCGGGGTGGATGGGGGATTCGACGCTCAT
Coding sequences within it:
- a CDS encoding flagellar motor switch protein FliM, whose amino-acid sequence is MSVESPIHPDTRAVQELIVERAKYSYARLPMLEVVFDRFSLSLAQVLKSYLGAMADISLKKIDYLTCQDALEALPDPALIAVTEAESWGGTIATILQPDLLYSILEITFGGRAVPGGARNPRTFTAIEKRVGQGFCEEVLKELSGAFANVAPVSFKIDHLETNPKGLLLAPPTSACVRAVLSIEIEDRSGEMVFVLPNTAFEKVSDVLSQHFTGGQLGGDTGWRLKMTDMLGGTNVAMAAVMCQASIPMRDVLSWVPGQVLDLGMQVDDPVTLCCAGKELARTEVGRRKNGRVALKFMEKLYEEEELPNVLRD